TGTCGGGGAATTGCACAAACAGCAGATAATTCAATTGTGGATTATACAGACCCATTTGATCAGATAGCTGTTATGCCAATGGTATATACTAATAATGCAACAGGTACTGAAACAGTAACATTTATGCTATATAATGAAGATACTGAGGAATATATTGATTGTTATACAACAACTGAATTATCTGCTAATATGGTATTAGGAAGCGGATTAGATCCTTTTATGATAAGGGCTTGCACTTATAGTGTAATTTATCATGTTATGATTGGATATCATACAACTCAGAATTTTGGTATAGACACGTATACTGAAGTTAACAATGAAACTATATTTAGATGGCGTCCAGAAGTACCCATTGTACAACCCTCTCATATAACTTTTGGAGGTAATGGTCCTATTTGCCTTTTAAATCATCCATCAGAAGCTAATACAGGGACAGACTATCTGATATCTGACAGTGGGTTAACAGATTATTATTCTCAACCTGGGAATGCAATTGAATATGAAGATATCGATAATGTTGTTCAACATGCTGTTGATAAAATAAACCTATGGGTAGAGGATGAGTGGTCAATTGGAGAAGCAGAATATGATGATGCTGAATTTTCAGCAAGTGTAAATGTATCAATAACATTTGTAAGAGATCAGGCAAATTTTCAGGGAGATGCAGATGTAGATCCAGGGTATTGTGATGCAACGTATCATTTAGATTTAGATGATCCAAACTATATAGAAAGTGCAGAAATATATATAAACTGCACACCTGAATTCCTTGTTTATTGTGAACAATTTGATATATACCCTTATTGGGATATTTCACTTGATTCTCCATTAGATCAGGAAGAATATGAAGTATATTTACTGCGTACGCTTATGCATGAAATGCTGCATGCCTGGGGTGTTGGTCATATTGATGCTAATGGCGTAGTGATGCATGACTCGCAAGATGGTTTTTACTCAACTTTAGGAACATTAGATATACGATCATTGCAGAAACTATACGATCCAAATATATGCAATCCTGTGTCAGAAGAAGAAATATTAGAACTCAGTAACTGTTTAACATATGGATATCCCAATCCATTCAATCCGACTATAACAATAGTGTATAAATTAGCTGAAAATATCAAAAATCCATTATTAGAGATTTTTAATATTAAAGGGCAATTGATTAAAGAATACTATTTAGATGAAATAGAAGGAGAAAATGCTATTATTTGGAATGGGAAAGATAAAAATGATAATCAGATGAGTTCAGGAGTCTATTTTTATCGGTTAAGAAATAACGGGAAAATAGTGGAAACCAGGAAAATGACGTTAATAAAATAAGCGGAAAGGTAAATGGTAAAAGCCTTTGGTTGGTCCCTTTGACGCAGATACCTAAGCCCTTTCCGCCAAGAGTACAATAATATTCAAGTAATTATACTGGCAAGGATCAATTATCCAGAATATCCAGTAAATTACCTAAATGAGAAAATAAAAGGAGAATGACAAGATGAAAGCAAAAAACTCATTGATGATCATAATACTATTTTTGGTTACAGTTCAGTTATACTGTATAAATGGTACTAATGATTCTCACAGTCAGATGTTTCCTGTAAATACACAAGCTGATGAAGTAAAACAATTAGTTGATGTACTTCAAACATCAAAACATATTTCCCGTGACAATGAATTAAGAGAAAACCGGACATTAGATACTGAACTGATAATAATAACAGCAGATTCGCTTGAATCTGATTTTGAGGAATTAGCCGAGTTGAAGACAGAAGAGGGCATTGTAACTGAAATTGTTACATTAACAACTATGGGAACAACATCTTCCGCAATAAGAAGCTGGCTGGCTACCCAGAAAGCATCGAATTCTAATCTGCAATATGTGATTTTAGGAGGTGACGAAAGTATTGTCCCAACTCATCAGATAATTTATCCACATGCAGGTGATACGACAACCTCTTCATCTGATTTTTACTATAGCAATGTACTTTCTACCTGGCCCCAAAACGACGATGAGATCATGTATATTGACACTGATATAGATATTTATGTAGGTAGATTACCAGTCAGGAATTCCACAGAGGTAGAGATTTATATAACAAAGTATGAAAATTATCGAACAAATAATACTGAATTTACTGACCATATGAATTTCATTTCAACAAATGTAGCCAAAGATCATCAATATCACATCTATGATAATATTGTTAGAGAAATGATGACCCATACAGGAGAAAATATAGTATGTGATTCTCTGTTATGTGCTGATCTTGTTGACACCTTAAATGGTGCTGCGACAGCTATAGTTGATAAGCTACAAGACAGAGACTATTCTTTCTTATATGGTAATTGGCATGGGATTGACAGGTTTGTGATTTTTGACAGCCAATATAATAAACATTTTCCATGGAGTTGGCTCAATTATTCAAACCATATGCAACAAATTACTATTAATTCAAATATTGTTGAAGAAGGTAGTTGCTATTACGTAGAAGGGAGTGGTGCACACGAAGGTGAATGGCAATATTATTACACAACACCAAGTTATGCATTTCTTCAATTAGAGGATATTCTACCACAAACCTACGGTAACACTTATGTAATGTGGATGTCTTCATGTATGACTATGGATATGAATTTTGTTAGTAGTTCAATGCCCTGTGCAAGAGATTCCAATAATGTTATTATTCAAAATAGTAATATCTATGGATGGTTAGAAGATGTTTATGTAGAATCCGAACCACAACCTATTATAAATGAAGAGAATTGTATTAACGAAGTTTTTTTTAATCAAATTGGTGGCCCTGTAGCTATATATGCATCTTCAGCTATCGATTATCCTAATATAACTAACTCAATTGTAAATGAATTTCTTGATCTTATTTTTATTGAGAATGAAAATAAACTTGGATACCTTACTAATACTGCCTGGGAATTGTATGATCATGCTTTTGATTTATATTTATATCGGTTTCTCTTCATAGGATATACATTATTCGGAGACCCCAGCATGGATGTTTGGAGTGCAGAGGCAAAGCAACTTGTTCTTAGTGAGAATATTGAGTATTCTCCTTTTGGCAGCACACCGACATTTGAGGTTTATGATACAGAGGGTAATTTTGTGGAAGCTCTTGTCTGCGTTATTGATGATGAGGGAGTAATCCAGGGGAAGGGATTATCACCCTATAACTATAATGCTGCAATTGCTGATGACTGGATCATAACAGCAAATAAAGCAAATTATCTTCAAGACAGAAGGGAATATGAGTATCTGAAGTCTTATTCCACTGTTCCATATATTATGGATTTCGAGAATGGTTTGGATAAAAACTGGCGGATATATCCTGATTCCACCTATGGCAGGATACTTGTAACTTCAGAAAATGATCCATATAATGGTGACATGCATTTAACGATGGACTCCAACACAACAGGTCAATATGCAACTAATAGTGCTGAACTGCATTTGAATTTAACTGATAAGAACAGGATAATCTTAGATTTTTATTGGAAAGACATTGCTGACGAAACTAATGCGGAAGATGGTGTATATATTTCTGATGATAATGGATCGAGCTATGTAAAAATCGATTCATTATGTGATGGTAGCGGCTGGGAGCATATAGTAATTGATCTTGATACAGTGATCGCTGCTGAGAGTATGGAATATAATAAGAATTTCATAATAAAATTCCAGCAGCGAGATAATTGTCCAATATCTTCAGATGGATTCGCTTTTGATGATATACAGGTATATTCAATGTATTCAACAATTCCTTATACTACAGGTTTTGAGTCAGGATTAGATGATTACTGGACAACCGAATCATCAACTGGACATGGAAGAGTTATTGTAACAACAGCTAATAATCCTCATTCAGGAAATA
This genomic window from Candidatus Stygibacter australis contains:
- a CDS encoding T9SS type A sorting domain-containing protein, whose product is FIMCDPPAWDFDYHDYEYSGFIWSNVIYDNEALTTTDYQLGCFVGNECRGIAQTADNSIVDYTDPFDQIAVMPMVYTNNATGTETVTFMLYNEDTEEYIDCYTTTELSANMVLGSGLDPFMIRACTYSVIYHVMIGYHTTQNFGIDTYTEVNNETIFRWRPEVPIVQPSHITFGGNGPICLLNHPSEANTGTDYLISDSGLTDYYSQPGNAIEYEDIDNVVQHAVDKINLWVEDEWSIGEAEYDDAEFSASVNVSITFVRDQANFQGDADVDPGYCDATYHLDLDDPNYIESAEIYINCTPEFLVYCEQFDIYPYWDISLDSPLDQEEYEVYLLRTLMHEMLHAWGVGHIDANGVVMHDSQDGFYSTLGTLDIRSLQKLYDPNICNPVSEEEILELSNCLTYGYPNPFNPTITIVYKLAENIKNPLLEIFNIKGQLIKEYYLDEIEGENAIIWNGKDKNDNQMSSGVYFYRLRNNGKIVETRKMTLIK
- a CDS encoding C25 family cysteine peptidase, coding for MKAKNSLMIIILFLVTVQLYCINGTNDSHSQMFPVNTQADEVKQLVDVLQTSKHISRDNELRENRTLDTELIIITADSLESDFEELAELKTEEGIVTEIVTLTTMGTTSSAIRSWLATQKASNSNLQYVILGGDESIVPTHQIIYPHAGDTTTSSSDFYYSNVLSTWPQNDDEIMYIDTDIDIYVGRLPVRNSTEVEIYITKYENYRTNNTEFTDHMNFISTNVAKDHQYHIYDNIVREMMTHTGENIVCDSLLCADLVDTLNGAATAIVDKLQDRDYSFLYGNWHGIDRFVIFDSQYNKHFPWSWLNYSNHMQQITINSNIVEEGSCYYVEGSGAHEGEWQYYYTTPSYAFLQLEDILPQTYGNTYVMWMSSCMTMDMNFVSSSMPCARDSNNVIIQNSNIYGWLEDVYVESEPQPIINEENCINEVFFNQIGGPVAIYASSAIDYPNITNSIVNEFLDLIFIENENKLGYLTNTAWELYDHAFDLYLYRFLFIGYTLFGDPSMDVWSAEAKQLVLSENIEYSPFGSTPTFEVYDTEGNFVEALVCVIDDEGVIQGKGLSPYNYNAAIADDWIITANKANYLQDRREYEYLKSYSTVPYIMDFENGLDKNWRIYPDSTYGRILVTSENDPYNGDMHLTMDSNTTGQYATNSAELHLNLTDKNRIILDFYWKDIADETNAEDGVYISDDNGSSYVKIDSLCDGSGWEHIVIDLDTVIAAESMEYNKNFIIKFQQRDNCPISSDGFAFDDIQVYSMYSTIPYTTGFESGLDDYWTTESSTGHGRVIVTTANNPHSGNKHLTMDVDSLGYNSLNRADLYLDLEDMNNVELAFYWKDYKDSYEITDGIYFSEDGGNNFTKVYDLNGEHYADDNWAKYTLNVSTLAANASLDLTSQFVIRIQHYGDGPIAKGGFAFDDIDVSGSSRENEDPEEGIIPADISLKCYPNPFNPEITISYSLSQPTDEVSIRIYNVKGQLVKNFSKCPAQSGNHSVVWNGRDDEGYIAGTGVYFIRFTSNNQEEMQKVMLLK